The genomic segment CATGCTGTAGGCCAGGCGGCTGGCCCCCATCACCCCGGTGTTGGCAGAGATCAGGACGATGGTGGCCGCCAGAACCGCCGCCACGGGGCCGGCCAGGAACCCAACGAAAGGCAGCTGGCTGGCCAGGCGGGCCACCGGATCCCCTTCCCGGGCGGCGATCTCCTGCCAGGGCAGGATGCCCAGGGACACCGTGGGAAAGGCCAGGGCGAAGAGGAGGACGACAACGATGAGGGCCAGGGAGGTGCGGGGGATCACCGTCGCCGGCCGGATGGTCTCCTGGGCCGCCTGGGAAACCGACTCCAGCCCCACATACGAGATCACGGCGATGGAGATCGCATAAAGCAGCTGATCGGTGGAGGGGAACTGGGTCCGCCACTGATGGAGGAAGAGCTCCGGCTGCCAGGCGAAGGCGAAACCGATCACGATGATGCTGGCCTCCAACACCAGGTCCATGGCCCCCAGCACTGAGTTAAAGAGGGAGGACTCCCGAATGCCCTTCACATTCAGCAGGGCCAGCAGCAGGATAAGACCCAGCGTCTCAGCCAGCCAGATCAGGTTGACATCGTGGAAAGGCCCCACCGTGGTCCGGAACTCCCGGAAGGCCGGGAAGAAGAAGTTGATGTAGCCCGCCGAGGCCATGGCGAAGAGGGCCACGTCCACCGTGTAATCGAGCATCAGGGCGGCCCCGGCCACCAGGCCCCAGAAATCCCCCAGCCCGCGCAGGGTGAAATACTGACCTCCCCCCGCCGAGGGATATGCGGCAGCCATTTCGGTATAAGCCAGACCGACCAAGACGTAAACGACCCCGGCGATCAGGAAGGCCAGGGGAGTGGCCCCTTGAGCCGCCGCCATCACCAGGCCGAGGGCGACGTAGACGTCCGCCCCCACATCGGCATAACCCCAGGTGAAGGAACCCCAGACGGTGACCTCTCGCCGTAAGCC from the Thermoflexus hugenholtzii JAD2 genome contains:
- a CDS encoding APC family permease, yielding MASEAVARREHVGLRREVTVWGSFTWGYADVGADVYVALGLVMAAAQGATPLAFLIAGVVYVLVGLAYTEMAAAYPSAGGGQYFTLRGLGDFWGLVAGAALMLDYTVDVALFAMASAGYINFFFPAFREFRTTVGPFHDVNLIWLAETLGLILLLALLNVKGIRESSLFNSVLGAMDLVLEASIIVIGFAFAWQPELFLHQWRTQFPSTDQLLYAISIAVISYVGLESVSQAAQETIRPATVIPRTSLALIVVVLLFALAFPTVSLGILPWQEIAAREGDPVARLASQLPFVGFLAGPVAAVLAATIVLISANTGVMGASRLAYSMAELGLIGEGLSQIHPRFRTPVRAILVFSGVAAAEAVFAFLSGRRAMETMANMYAFGAMLAYFMSTIALLALRIKEPHVPRPYRVPLNIRWRDVEIPIPGVLGVIGTGLMVLIVLYTHDIARIFGPMWVIFWVLYYAWYRRRTGKPVWGSLPRDWDAQQMKILEDTGEYELLERFRIERMRRQQERGWA